DNA from Terriglobus tenax:
TCAGCGTGATCTTCTTCACCAGGTCGCTCAACTGCGAGACCGACTGGTTGGAGACGGCATTCTCGCGCGCGGCCACTTCCAGGGCGTCAGGCTGCGAGGTGAAATTCAGGTAGTAGGTCTCCACGCCGCGCGCTGTCTCATCGCGCGAGCTGTTGGCATGGATGGACAGGAACAGGTCCGCCTGCGCCTTGTTGGCGATGGCCGTGCGCGTCTCCAGCGGAATAAACGTATCGTCGGAACGCGTGTAGACGATCTCCGCGCCAAGCCGCTCATGCAGCAGTTTGCCAAGCCGCAGGGCGACGTCGAGCACGACATCCTTTTCCATCAGCCCATCGACGCCGATGGTGCCGGAGTCGTGTCCGCCGTGGCCTGCGTCAATCACAATGCGGCCAATCTTCAGGCCGAGAGCACGCACCAGCGAGGTCTCCCCGGCGGCGGTCGGCGTTGCCATGTGCCCCAGCGACTCGTCCGCGACAGCAATCTTCTTCCCTTTGCGTGTCTTCTTATCCGTCGGAGGAGCGGGCAGATCGACCGCGGCAACCTCCTTTGAGCGGGTATTGGCGGCAATCGGCTGCGAGGTCGGCGCGGAGGTGGCCTTTACCTTGCCTGGCTGCGCGCTGACCGAAGCAACATCGTGCGTGTTGTTCTGCTGCGTGGCAATGGTGCTGGGCACCGCGGCTACGGGAGCAACGCTCTTCTCCGGAGCGGGCGGTGGCAGATCATCATCGATCAGTGGCTGATCGTTCGACGGCCGGGAGACACCCTGCCGCTCCTCTGCCACAGGCTTGCTGACCACAGGCGACTGCTGCGCCGCAACGGTTTCCGCCGCCGGAGCCTTCCCCTTGGCGCCATGGATATCGATGATCAGACGGTACGGGTTCGGCAACAGAAACGCCGAGTATTCGGTGACGTTGTTCACGTCGAGCACCACGCGGGTGACGTCGTTGGAAAACTGCGCGATGCGGATCTTCTTCAGGAATCCATCGTCGGTGACGGTAAAGTTCTTCCCCACCAACTCCTGCGCCAGCCGTGTGCCGTGCAGGTCAAAGAAGATGCGCTCGGGGCTCGGCACGCGGGCAGCTTCATACTGCACCTCGTCGCCCAGGTCGATGGCCACACGCGTGTAGTCCGGCGTTGACCAGTGGCGAATGCCGCTGACCTGTGCCAGCGCGCCCTTCCTGCGGGGCATGGGAGTTGTGGAAACCGGCTGCAGCTTCTGCGAGACCGCATCCACCGCCGCGGTAGAAGGCAGCGGGCGGATAGGCGATCCTGAGGCTGCACCAGAGGTCAGTGGCATGGCCGGCAGCCGTGACGACTCCGCCTGTGCCTGCCGGGGTGCAGGCGCTGGAGTCTCTACCGGAGCCGGTGCCGCACTGGCCACCAGCGTCTGCTTTGTGGCGGTACGGCCTCCGCTCTTCAGCGCGGCCAGACCCGCCTGCGCGTCCTTTGCCTCACTGGAACGCGGATAGCGGTGCACCACCTCGTCATACTTCTGCTTGGCCAGCTTCGTGTCCTGCAGGTCGTTCTGCGCGATGATGCCTTCGGCCAGCAGCGCCGGAATGCGCAACGACGAGCCGGGATACTGCTTGCGCAGGAACTCAAACTGCCCCAGCGCCGCCTCGGACGACCGGGCGTCGTTCAGGCTGCGGCCCTGCTCGGCCAGCAGCTCTCCCACCGTGAAGATGGCCGCCGGTGCGTGCATATCGCCGGGATTGTCGTGATAAATGGCACGGTAGGCTTCGAGCGCACGGGTATACACAGCACGTGAACGCTGCTGCTCCGGCGTGGCCTCAAGCTGTTGACGAAGCTGCTCCGCCTTCTGCCACGGCGACACGATGACCGGTTTCTTCCGCACCGCCGCCAGCGCCAGTGACGAAGCACAAAGAGCGATCACAACTCCGGAGCGGATTGAAGCAGAGACACCCATGCGGCAGCATCGGCCAATTGCCGAAACGCCTTCAGTTTACCGAGCAGTTAACCCTCAAAACGGGGCAAATGCCAGAGCGTACTCGTGTGGTAAATGGGGGTGAGGTTTTTACTGAGCCGGATGCCCCACCCTCGCTGAGCGAGGGCGGGTTTGATTGCAACAAATCCGTGGTGCCCCACCCACCCAGACGTCGTGTGGGTAGGGCACCTGAACTCCTATGCCATCAACGACTTCAACGTCTCCGCAGACGAAGCAATCGCCGCGTCGAGCGCTGAGGCGTCTGTGCCGCCGGCCTCTGCCAGGTCAGGACGTCCGCCGCCCTTGCCGCCGACCTTCGCCGCCAGCGCGCCGACCAGCTTGCCCGCGTGCACCTTGCTTCCGGCGATGTCCTTGGTCGCTCCGGCGATCAGCGCGACCTTGCCATCTTCAGTCGCAGTGCCAAGAACAACGACACCGGTGCCGATCTGGTTGCGCAGGTTGTCCACCAGTTCGCGCATCTGGTTCCGGTCCAGACCCGGAACGCGCTGGGCGATCAGCTTGATGCCGTTGACGTCGACCGCATTGTCGCCGGTTACGGCGGATGCAGCCGACTTCATGCGCACCTGGTCCAGCTCGCGCTTCAGCTTCTTCAGTTCCTCTTCCTGCGCGGCAATCTTGTCGCGGAGCGCAACGGCGGGGTCCGCTGCGGTCGACGCGCCCACGATCTGCAAGGCGACCTTGGCCACATCGAAGTCTTTGCGGAACTCGGCCAGCGATCCGGTGCCGGAGACAGCTTCAACCCGCCGAACACCTGACGACACAGAGCCTTCGCCCACCAGCTTCAGCAGGCCAATCTCACCGGTGGCGCCGGTGTGAATGCCGCCGCAGAGCTCGGTGGAGAAGTCGCCGATCTTGATGACGCGCACCAGGTCACCGTACTTCTCCCCAAACAGCGCCATCGCTTTCAGGTCGTTGATCGCCTCGTCGATGGGCACGTCTTCGAAGACCTGCACCTTCGTGTTTTTCAGCACCTGCTCGTTGACGATGGACTCGACCTGCTCCAACTCTTCGTCGGCCACCTGCGAGA
Protein-coding regions in this window:
- a CDS encoding N-acetylmuramoyl-L-alanine amidase, translating into MIALCASSLALAAVRKKPVIVSPWQKAEQLRQQLEATPEQQRSRAVYTRALEAYRAIYHDNPGDMHAPAAIFTVGELLAEQGRSLNDARSSEAALGQFEFLRKQYPGSSLRIPALLAEGIIAQNDLQDTKLAKQKYDEVVHRYPRSSEAKDAQAGLAALKSGGRTATKQTLVASAAPAPVETPAPAPRQAQAESSRLPAMPLTSGAASGSPIRPLPSTAAVDAVSQKLQPVSTTPMPRRKGALAQVSGIRHWSTPDYTRVAIDLGDEVQYEAARVPSPERIFFDLHGTRLAQELVGKNFTVTDDGFLKKIRIAQFSNDVTRVVLDVNNVTEYSAFLLPNPYRLIIDIHGAKGKAPAAETVAAQQSPVVSKPVAEERQGVSRPSNDQPLIDDDLPPPAPEKSVAPVAAVPSTIATQQNNTHDVASVSAQPGKVKATSAPTSQPIAANTRSKEVAAVDLPAPPTDKKTRKGKKIAVADESLGHMATPTAAGETSLVRALGLKIGRIVIDAGHGGHDSGTIGVDGLMEKDVVLDVALRLGKLLHERLGAEIVYTRSDDTFIPLETRTAIANKAQADLFLSIHANSSRDETARGVETYYLNFTSQPDALEVAARENAVSNQSVSQLSDLVKKITLKDKIEESREFAFDVEQSLYGGLQKGNDGLKNRGIKKAPFVVLIGANMPSILTEISFVTNPKDAAQLRQGDYRERIAESIYKGVARYTSGLSGMKLAQGNSAESKPTGN